The sequence GACCAATACGAGCTGTTCAAGACCCAACTGGAAGAACTAGATCAGGACCTTGAAGAGGTGGGAAAGACCATTCCAGGAGCTAAAAAAATGATGGCTATTAAAGGGCTGGGAGTCGCTACCGTGACAACCATCCTGGCTGAGACAGGCGATCTGACCAAATACAGCCATCCCCAGCAGTTGATTAATTTAGCAGGGCTGTCTTTACGAGAAAATCGTTCAGGGAAATGGAAAGGACAAACCAAGATAACGAAGCGAGGCCGCAGTAAGCTCAGAAGAGCTTTATACCTTGCCATTCGCCCGCTCGTTGCCCATAATTCCACCTTTAAAGCCCTGCATTCCTATTACACAAAACGCCCTGATAAGCCGTTAAAAAAACAACAGTCATTGATTGCTTTGTGTGGGAAGTTACTGAAAGTTATTTTTGTCATTGGACAGCGTCAGTGTCCATTTGATGGTTCTAAGCTTTTGTGTGGCATCCCTCAGAACCAAGCATGACAGGCTGTATAAACGCTGACTTAACAAAATCATTTGAAGACAAACACCAACAGTGCAGAGCCGGAGCATATTTACCCCATTCGGGCATGGACCCAGTATAGGAGCATATCCGGCCTCCACACCACGGATACGCAGGACGAAGGAATGTATGGACTTTCTAGGGATCCAGAGAGACATGGGAGGGTGAGCGACCGTGAGCTGTGTGGAGAGTTCGACGAAGCACGGTCATACTCTAATTTCCAAACACATCCAGTTTGGGCGTTAGGATGGTCCACGCCCTGTAAAAAATTAAAATTTGTGCTAACTATATCCAAGGCATGTTATCTAGTGGGGGGGGGGCAGCTGGTTAGCTTGTATATGAAATTCTAAGAATACGTGAGTATTCGAAAGAAAATTAAACTTTATTGAGGGAGGGAGCGTCTTATTTGGATAAGCTGAAAAGAATGGCGGCGGAAGCTGCAGCAGAGTATGTGAAAGATGGCATGAAGATTGGGCTAGGTTCTGGTTCAACGGTGTTTGAATTTGTCCGTGTATTAGGAGAGAAAGCAAAAGAAGGGCTGAACATACAAGCTGTGGCGGCCTCACGTAAAACGGAAGCACTTGCTAAAGCATGTGGCATACACATCATCGATTTTCCAACAAAGGAAAAGCTAGAGGTCGCTTTTGACGGAGCTGATGAAATTGCCCCTGGCCTCATGCTGTTAAAAGGGGGCGGCGGGTCGCTTTTACGAGAAAAGCTGGTAGCTGCAGCGGCGAAGCGCCTCGTCGTACTTGCTGATGAAAGCAAGCTTGTAGAAGAGTTGGGCGCTTTCAAACTGCCAGTCGAGATCATTCCATTTGGGTGGGAAACAACGGCGATGCGTATTGAAGCGCTAGGCGGTGTAGCGAGTTTGCGGCAAACGGGCAAGAACCCATTTGTTTCAGACAACCATAATTGGATACTTGACTGTGATTTCGGCAACATTCGCGATCCTTATAGCT is a genomic window of Shouchella clausii containing:
- the rpiA gene encoding ribose-5-phosphate isomerase RpiA, producing the protein MDKLKRMAAEAAAEYVKDGMKIGLGSGSTVFEFVRVLGEKAKEGLNIQAVAASRKTEALAKACGIHIIDFPTKEKLEVAFDGADEIAPGLMLLKGGGGSLLREKLVAAAAKRLVVLADESKLVEELGAFKLPVEIIPFGWETTAMRIEALGGVASLRQTGKNPFVSDNHNWILDCDFGNIRDPYSLHDELKKLVGVVETGLFLNIACEAIVASKNGIHHITKGDEFNV